In the Candidatus Eremiobacterota bacterium genome, one interval contains:
- a CDS encoding NfeD family protein produces EFVPAGTPVRVTRVEGARIFVRPDTDPVQE; encoded by the coding sequence TGGAGTTCGTGCCCGCCGGAACACCGGTGCGGGTGACCCGCGTCGAAGGCGCGCGGATCTTCGTGCGCCCCGACACCGACCCGGTCCAGGAGTAA